One window of Marinobacterium aestuarii genomic DNA carries:
- a CDS encoding metallophosphoesterase, whose translation MPLRLLQLSDCHLSPDPGGLFRGIDPLCHLQAVAADARQRFAKADLLLLTGDLTHHGEPDAYQRLLASVEGLAAQRHWLAGNHDVAGSMRALEAQEPALGCKLIDSDYWRILLLDSSAHPDGRGSGSLSDGELEWLRQQLQSAGQRWVFIALHHNPVALGSAWQDAIMLGNAPQLWAIIDSYPQVRGLIFGHVHQQQHLQRGQIELFAAPSTAMQFEAGCENFQLETDGALARPGYRYYELQDDGRIEARLCRVELPDCVN comes from the coding sequence ATGCCCCTTCGCCTGTTGCAGTTGAGTGACTGCCATCTAAGCCCGGACCCCGGCGGTCTGTTCCGTGGTATTGATCCTTTGTGCCATCTGCAGGCTGTGGCCGCCGATGCGCGCCAGCGCTTTGCAAAGGCCGACCTGCTGCTGCTGACCGGTGACCTGACCCACCATGGCGAACCCGATGCCTACCAGCGGCTGCTGGCGTCTGTTGAAGGCCTGGCCGCGCAGCGCCACTGGCTGGCGGGCAATCATGATGTGGCTGGATCCATGCGGGCGCTTGAGGCGCAGGAGCCGGCGCTGGGCTGCAAGCTGATCGACAGCGACTACTGGCGTATTCTGCTGCTGGACTCCAGCGCCCACCCTGATGGCCGTGGTAGTGGCAGCCTGTCCGACGGGGAGCTGGAATGGTTGCGCCAGCAACTGCAAAGTGCCGGCCAGCGCTGGGTGTTTATCGCCTTGCATCACAATCCCGTGGCTCTTGGCAGCGCCTGGCAGGATGCCATCATGCTGGGCAATGCCCCGCAGTTGTGGGCCATCATTGATAGTTATCCACAGGTGCGCGGGCTGATATTCGGTCATGTGCATCAGCAGCAGCATCTGCAGCGCGGCCAGATAGAGCTGTTTGCTGCGCCCTCCACCGCGATGCAGTTTGAGGCGGGCTGTGAAAATTTTCAGCTTGAAACCGATGGCGCGCTGGCGCGTCCCGGGTATCGTTATTACGAATTGCAGGATGATGGCCGCATAGAGGCAAGGCTGTGTCGCGTAGAGCTGCCGGATTGCGTCAACTAG
- a CDS encoding EAL domain-containing protein, with the protein MSACIAQRRMPYPGLILVSAVAPMLWPSASMAADVLENPAPVMAALLVMLALTLAVLASVCYRSRQQQVQLRALEAGQYRYRAIFDALPEAASIKSASGQYLDCNRAFAEFTGLNAEVLLGKTSGDIFSVSDGQRISAQERRALKTDGIFRSEDWVHGAGRRPRLVSFLRTRLPVQGAQEPALLVIGSDITEQRQEEVITRLQNMTLDCLLRGIALTTVLERLVETVEQAYPGLLCSVMLLDKDRLLRSTAAPSLPDYFREVSDGLAAAEGVGACGTAAATGKRVLVENAQEHPYFTSFVELVARANIVACWSEPVLGSHGEVLGTLCLYSPEAGGPTPAQIKLLEQAARLVSLAVERSQREDQLRKLSRAVEQSSSMVVITDASGIIEYVNEEFCDVTGYSVEEALSQRPSLLKSGETDAEVYRSMWQALLAGQDWHGEIRNRRKSGALYWSALSVSPILDEDGSVTHFIGISEDISAQKHSQAQIEQLAFYDPLTQLGNRRLFREQLDQELRKVRRTGQQLAVFYLDLDNFKQINDTLGHDVGDRLLQAIAGHLRVTLRETDIIARLGGDEFIILLPQVTGLAQAKKVAEKLLNALLTPIPVAGHEVLITFSIGITLAPDDGDTWSVLMKNADLAMYRAKRQGRNNYQFFTREMNEEVMRRAQMEAELRTALEEGHFTLVYQPQWNLLGGLQLVGMEALIRWHHAERGWISPVEFIPVAEELGLIVPLGNWVIHEACRAGFHLVEQGHDVKVAVNLSLRQFRDPNLLNTVRLALQNSGLEARYLEFEITESMIMDDISRVLEILGALKDLGVTLSIDDFGTGYSSLSYLKQLPVDQLKVDASFVRDIPHDRNDMEIAAAVIAMAHKLGLKVVAEGIETPAQLAFLRENRCEMGQGYLLARPMPLESVLQLLEVELTD; encoded by the coding sequence ATGTCTGCTTGTATAGCGCAACGCCGCATGCCCTATCCAGGTCTTATCCTGGTGTCTGCTGTTGCGCCGATGCTATGGCCATCGGCCTCAATGGCGGCCGACGTACTTGAGAATCCCGCGCCTGTGATGGCCGCACTGTTGGTGATGCTTGCGCTGACCCTGGCGGTGCTGGCTAGCGTCTGTTATCGCAGCCGGCAGCAGCAGGTGCAACTGCGGGCACTCGAAGCCGGCCAGTATCGTTATAGAGCCATCTTCGATGCCCTGCCCGAGGCGGCTTCGATCAAGAGCGCCAGTGGCCAGTATCTGGATTGCAATCGCGCCTTCGCAGAATTCACCGGTTTGAACGCTGAGGTGCTGTTAGGGAAAACCAGCGGTGACATATTCTCGGTGTCCGACGGACAGCGCATCTCGGCGCAGGAGCGTCGTGCGCTGAAGACCGACGGCATCTTCCGGAGTGAAGACTGGGTGCATGGTGCCGGGCGCCGGCCGCGCCTGGTCAGTTTTCTGCGTACCCGCCTGCCGGTTCAGGGGGCGCAGGAGCCGGCGCTGCTTGTCATTGGCAGCGACATTACGGAGCAGCGTCAGGAAGAGGTCATCACGCGGCTGCAGAACATGACGCTGGATTGCCTGCTGCGCGGTATTGCCCTGACCACGGTACTTGAGCGGCTGGTCGAAACGGTGGAGCAGGCCTACCCCGGCCTGCTTTGCTCGGTCATGCTGCTGGACAAGGATCGATTGCTGCGCTCCACGGCGGCACCTTCACTCCCCGACTATTTTCGCGAAGTTTCAGATGGACTGGCTGCGGCCGAAGGCGTGGGTGCCTGCGGTACGGCCGCCGCCACCGGCAAACGGGTGCTTGTCGAGAATGCGCAGGAACACCCCTATTTCACCTCTTTTGTAGAACTTGTTGCCCGCGCCAATATTGTCGCCTGCTGGTCGGAGCCCGTGCTGGGCAGCCACGGTGAAGTCCTGGGGACCTTATGCCTGTACTCGCCCGAAGCCGGTGGGCCTACGCCGGCACAGATCAAGCTGCTGGAGCAGGCGGCACGGCTGGTGAGTCTTGCGGTGGAGCGCAGCCAGCGCGAAGATCAGCTGCGTAAGCTGTCGCGGGCGGTGGAACAGAGCTCCAGCATGGTAGTCATTACTGACGCCAGCGGCATTATTGAATACGTTAACGAAGAATTCTGTGACGTCACCGGCTACAGCGTCGAGGAAGCCCTGTCGCAGCGGCCATCGCTGCTGAAATCCGGCGAGACCGATGCCGAGGTGTACCGCAGCATGTGGCAGGCATTGCTGGCGGGGCAGGACTGGCACGGCGAAATCCGCAATCGTCGCAAGTCCGGTGCGCTCTATTGGTCGGCGCTATCGGTGTCGCCAATTCTGGACGAAGATGGCAGCGTAACCCACTTTATCGGCATCAGTGAGGATATCTCCGCCCAGAAACATTCCCAGGCGCAGATCGAGCAGCTCGCCTTCTACGACCCCCTTACTCAGCTAGGTAACCGGCGGCTGTTCCGCGAGCAGCTGGACCAGGAGCTGCGCAAGGTGCGCCGTACCGGCCAGCAGCTGGCGGTGTTCTACCTGGATCTGGACAACTTCAAGCAGATTAACGATACCCTGGGGCATGATGTCGGTGACCGGTTGCTGCAGGCGATCGCCGGACATCTGCGGGTGACGCTGCGCGAGACCGATATTATTGCGCGCCTGGGCGGTGATGAATTCATCATACTATTGCCCCAGGTGACCGGTCTGGCACAGGCCAAAAAGGTGGCGGAGAAGCTGCTTAACGCACTGCTGACGCCTATACCTGTGGCCGGACATGAAGTGCTGATTACCTTCAGTATTGGTATCACGCTGGCGCCTGATGACGGTGATACCTGGTCTGTACTGATGAAGAACGCAGATCTGGCGATGTACCGTGCCAAGCGCCAGGGGCGCAATAACTATCAGTTCTTCACCCGCGAAATGAATGAGGAAGTCATGCGGCGGGCGCAGATGGAAGCCGAGTTGCGCACCGCGCTGGAGGAGGGGCACTTCACCCTGGTGTATCAGCCGCAGTGGAATTTGCTGGGCGGCTTGCAGCTGGTGGGCATGGAGGCCCTGATCCGCTGGCACCATGCGGAACGTGGCTGGATTTCACCGGTCGAGTTTATTCCGGTGGCCGAGGAGCTGGGTCTGATTGTGCCGCTGGGCAACTGGGTGATTCACGAAGCCTGTCGGGCCGGTTTCCATCTGGTCGAGCAGGGGCATGACGTCAAGGTGGCGGTGAACCTGTCGCTGCGCCAGTTCCGTGACCCGAACCTGTTGAATACGGTGCGTCTGGCGTTGCAGAACAGTGGGCTCGAGGCGCGCTACCTTGAGTTCGAGATCACCGAGTCCATGATCATGGATGATATCAGCCGGGTGCTTGAAATTCTGGGGGCGCTCAAGGACCTGGGGGTGACGCTGTCTATCGATGACTTTGGCACCGGCTATTCGTCGCTGAGCTATCTCAAGCAGTTACCCGTGGATCAGCTCAAGGTGGATGCCTCCTTTGTGCGCGATATTCCCCATGATCGCAACGACATGGAAATTGCCGCCGCGGTTATCGCCATGGCCCACAAGCTGGGGCTCAAAGTGGTGGCGGAAGGTATCGAAACCCCGGCGCAGCTGGCCTTCCTGCGGGAGAACCGCTGTGAGATGGGGCAGGGTTACCTGCTGGCGCGCCCTATGCCGCTGGAGTCCGTGCTACAGCTGCTTGAGGTGGAGCTGACCGACTGA
- a CDS encoding NUDIX domain-containing protein yields MAGGWKPRFGVADFHISADEALHHGFFKLDRVTVTHRCFLGGEASIQRELYRRRDAVCILPYDPVLRSVVLIEQFRVGTLDHPRGPWQLELVAGLVEPGESAADVARREAVEEADLQLGAIEPISRFTPSPGAAREYIDLLCAQVDASQAGGVHGLAEEGEDILVHVLSLDDACALVRDGVIDNAPAIIAIQWLQMHSPRLEQQWV; encoded by the coding sequence ATGGCTGGCGGCTGGAAACCCCGTTTTGGCGTCGCTGATTTTCACATCAGCGCCGACGAAGCGCTGCATCATGGCTTTTTCAAACTCGACCGCGTAACGGTGACGCACCGCTGTTTTCTGGGCGGCGAAGCCAGCATTCAGCGCGAGCTTTACCGGCGCCGTGATGCTGTCTGTATACTGCCCTATGATCCGGTGCTGCGTTCCGTGGTGCTAATCGAACAATTTCGTGTCGGCACCCTGGATCATCCGCGGGGCCCCTGGCAGCTCGAGCTGGTGGCGGGTCTGGTGGAACCGGGGGAGAGCGCCGCGGATGTTGCGCGCCGTGAAGCCGTGGAGGAAGCCGACCTGCAGCTGGGGGCTATCGAACCCATCAGTCGCTTTACGCCCAGTCCAGGCGCCGCCCGTGAGTATATTGATCTGCTTTGTGCCCAGGTGGATGCCAGTCAGGCCGGGGGTGTTCATGGCCTGGCGGAAGAAGGTGAGGACATTCTCGTGCATGTGCTGTCGCTGGACGACGCCTGTGCGCTGGTGCGGGATGGGGTGATCGATAACGCCCCGGCGATCATTGCGATACAATGGCTGCAAATGCACAGCCCGCGACTCGAACAGCAGTGGGTGTAA
- a CDS encoding YqiA/YcfP family alpha/beta fold hydrolase — translation MTQTHFIYVHGFNSSPASIKARILGDYLEGEGLAAHYSVPALSHWPAEAMAQLEALLADRLQPVLLVGSSLGGFYSTALVEKYPHCRCVLVNPAVAPQVLLAGWLGDNENLYTHEHYQLTPEHLAQLQVLVCPELHAPERYLLLQQTGDETLDYREAVARYAGCVQFVQPGGSHGFDRFEDLLPAILAFAAGRIELPEAVALPFSQLSH, via the coding sequence ATGACGCAGACCCATTTTATCTATGTTCACGGCTTTAACAGTTCCCCCGCGTCTATCAAGGCCCGCATCCTGGGTGACTACCTCGAGGGTGAGGGTTTGGCGGCGCACTACAGCGTGCCGGCCCTGTCGCACTGGCCGGCAGAGGCCATGGCGCAGCTCGAAGCACTGCTGGCCGACAGGCTGCAGCCCGTGCTGCTGGTGGGCAGTTCACTGGGGGGCTTTTACAGCACCGCGCTGGTGGAAAAATACCCGCATTGTCGCTGCGTGCTGGTGAACCCGGCCGTCGCGCCCCAGGTATTGCTGGCCGGCTGGCTGGGCGACAACGAAAATCTCTATACCCACGAACACTACCAGCTGACGCCAGAGCATCTGGCCCAGCTGCAGGTGCTGGTCTGCCCCGAGCTGCATGCGCCGGAACGTTATCTGTTGCTGCAGCAGACGGGAGATGAAACTCTGGATTATCGCGAGGCGGTGGCCCGTTATGCGGGCTGCGTGCAGTTTGTGCAGCCCGGAGGCAGTCATGGTTTTGACCGTTTCGAGGATCTGCTGCCGGCGATTCTCGCCTTTGCGGCCGGGCGCATCGAGTTGCCCGAAGCCGTAGCTTTACCCTTCTCCCAGCTATCGCATTGA
- the parE gene encoding DNA topoisomerase IV subunit B, which produces MATQYTAEAIEVLSGLDPVRRRPGMYTETDRPNHLAQEVIDNSVDEALAGHAKQIDVVLHKDSSMTVSDDGRGMPVDIHPEEKVSGVELILTRLHSGGKFNNDNYQFSGGLHGVGVSVVNALSRLLEVQVKRDGNVYRIGFADGDKVSELEVIDSCGKRNTGTSLRFSPDPKYFDSPKFSVPRLKHVLRAKAVLCPGLRVTFVDQSDAKSEKEEWYYEDGLVAYLKGSTQVFEALPAEPFSGSLTGEEDAVEWAVQWLVDGGDMVGESYVNLIPTAQGGTHVNGFRTGLLEAMREFCEFRNLLPRGVKLSADDVWERCCYILSAKMRDPQFAGQTKERLSSRKIAAFISGAIKDSFSLWLNRHVEEGEQLAELVISNAQRRLRSNKKVVRKKVTQGPALPGKLADCSGGDAMQSELFLVEGDSAGGSAKQARDREFQAIMPLRGKILNTWEVDSGEVLGSQEIHDISVAIGVEPGSDNLTGLRYGKVCILADADSDGLHIATLLCALFARHFRPLVAAGHIHVAMPPLFRIDVAKEVFYALDEDEKNGIIERIRAERKNAKIGVQRFKGLGEMNPLQLRETTMAPDTRRLVQLTIDTEEGDDTDETMDMLLAKKRSPDRKSWLEIKGNLADI; this is translated from the coding sequence ATGGCGACACAATACACAGCCGAGGCGATTGAAGTCCTCAGTGGTCTGGATCCGGTAAGACGCCGGCCGGGCATGTATACCGAAACCGACCGTCCCAACCACCTGGCCCAGGAGGTGATCGACAACTCCGTCGATGAGGCGCTGGCCGGCCACGCCAAACAGATCGACGTCGTGCTGCACAAGGACAGCTCCATGACCGTGAGCGACGACGGCCGGGGCATGCCGGTGGATATCCACCCCGAAGAGAAAGTCAGCGGCGTTGAGCTGATCCTCACGCGGCTGCATTCCGGCGGCAAGTTCAACAACGACAACTACCAGTTTTCCGGCGGCCTGCACGGCGTGGGTGTGTCTGTGGTCAATGCGCTGTCGCGCCTGCTGGAAGTGCAGGTCAAGCGTGACGGCAATGTCTATCGCATCGGCTTTGCCGATGGTGACAAGGTGTCTGAACTCGAAGTCATCGACAGCTGTGGCAAGCGCAATACCGGCACCAGCCTGCGCTTCTCGCCGGACCCGAAATACTTCGACAGCCCGAAATTCAGCGTGCCGCGTCTCAAGCATGTACTGCGGGCCAAGGCGGTGCTCTGCCCGGGGCTGCGGGTCACCTTTGTCGACCAGAGTGATGCCAAGTCCGAGAAGGAAGAGTGGTATTACGAAGATGGCCTGGTGGCCTACCTCAAGGGCTCGACTCAGGTCTTCGAGGCGCTGCCGGCTGAGCCTTTCAGCGGCAGCCTTACCGGTGAAGAAGACGCGGTGGAGTGGGCGGTGCAGTGGCTGGTGGACGGTGGTGACATGGTGGGCGAAAGCTACGTCAACCTGATTCCCACGGCCCAGGGCGGCACCCATGTAAACGGCTTTCGAACCGGTCTGCTCGAAGCCATGCGCGAGTTCTGCGAGTTCCGAAACCTGCTGCCCCGGGGCGTCAAGCTCAGCGCAGATGATGTGTGGGAGCGCTGCTGTTATATCCTCTCGGCCAAAATGCGCGATCCACAGTTTGCCGGTCAGACGAAAGAACGGCTGTCGTCGCGCAAGATTGCCGCCTTTATTTCCGGTGCCATCAAGGATTCTTTTTCCCTGTGGCTGAACCGCCATGTGGAAGAGGGCGAACAGCTGGCGGAGCTGGTGATCAGCAATGCCCAGCGCCGTCTGCGTTCCAACAAGAAAGTGGTACGCAAGAAGGTGACCCAGGGGCCGGCACTGCCGGGCAAGCTGGCGGACTGCTCCGGCGGCGACGCCATGCAATCCGAGCTGTTTCTGGTGGAGGGCGACTCGGCCGGGGGCTCGGCCAAGCAGGCACGGGACCGCGAATTCCAGGCCATCATGCCGCTGCGTGGCAAGATACTGAATACCTGGGAAGTGGACTCCGGCGAGGTGCTGGGGTCGCAGGAGATTCACGATATCTCCGTGGCTATCGGCGTTGAACCCGGTTCCGACAATCTCACCGGTCTGCGTTATGGCAAGGTCTGCATCCTTGCCGACGCCGACTCCGACGGTCTGCACATAGCTACTTTGCTGTGCGCACTGTTTGCGCGTCATTTCCGCCCGCTGGTGGCCGCCGGCCATATTCATGTGGCCATGCCGCCGCTGTTTCGCATCGACGTCGCCAAGGAGGTGTTCTACGCCCTGGACGAGGACGAGAAGAACGGCATCATCGAGCGCATTCGTGCCGAGCGCAAAAACGCCAAGATTGGCGTACAGCGCTTCAAGGGTCTGGGTGAAATGAATCCGCTGCAGTTGCGTGAGACCACCATGGCGCCGGATACCCGCCGCCTGGTGCAGCTCACTATCGATACGGAAGAAGGCGACGACACCGACGAAACCATGGATATGCTGCTGGCCAAGAAGCGCTCGCCGGATCGCAAGAGCTGGCTCGAGATCAAGGGCAACCTGGCCGATATCTGA
- a CDS encoding GGDEF domain-containing protein encodes MQSSLHTAPVANELSVLDTIIRDENLTPYFQPIVDLQSGEVIGHEALIRGPQDSAMQMPGPLFAAALAEGRLAELELLCRRLALQRFAELRPAGKLFLNINASLLGMPGHPQGLTLEWLEQLKIPQASIVIELSEQHPFDHCGLTQTAVRHYQDMGFGIAIDDLGSGYSGLRLWSELQPAYVKIDKHFVRGIDQNSVKREFVKSIINIGNSTRCRVVAEGIETRGELHTLQLLGVGFGQGFLLGKPQSLPVAAAACRHIAMTPRRASRDNERAETAAVLLRSAPAVTLDDKIDAASVLLRQHPDLTLIPVLDDGQPVGVLRRQELWELYSSQYGRALYEQRSVSHIMQRDFLAVEVGMPLEQVSQVLTEQESSLMQQDILIVQDGSYLGMGNVRDLLRTITELKIRTARYANPLTLLPGNVPVNEELDRLLEGACDFHVAYFDLNQFKAYNDRYGYARGDRVIRHLGDLLARHASAPDTFVGHIGGDDFVVIFRHGLWRAACERILEEFGQSVSEFYDPQHLKDGGIWAQGREGGRQFHELLGLAVGVVHPDPYRCPGFGEVAELAAEAKKAAKTTRLGPLYLSPRRAL; translated from the coding sequence ATGCAGTCAAGCCTTCACACAGCGCCCGTGGCGAACGAACTCAGTGTGCTGGACACCATTATTCGGGATGAAAACCTGACCCCCTATTTTCAGCCCATTGTCGATCTTCAGAGCGGTGAAGTGATCGGCCATGAAGCGCTGATACGTGGCCCCCAGGACAGCGCCATGCAGATGCCGGGGCCTTTGTTCGCAGCCGCACTGGCCGAGGGCCGCCTGGCGGAACTCGAATTGCTGTGCCGGCGCCTGGCGTTGCAGCGTTTTGCCGAACTGCGCCCCGCCGGCAAATTGTTTCTGAATATCAATGCGTCCCTGCTCGGCATGCCGGGTCACCCCCAGGGCCTGACGCTGGAATGGCTCGAGCAGCTGAAAATTCCCCAGGCCAGCATTGTTATCGAGTTGTCGGAGCAGCATCCGTTTGATCATTGCGGCCTGACGCAGACCGCCGTGCGTCACTATCAGGACATGGGCTTTGGCATTGCTATCGACGATCTTGGCTCCGGTTATTCAGGGCTGCGGCTCTGGTCGGAGCTGCAGCCAGCCTACGTCAAGATCGACAAGCACTTTGTGCGCGGTATTGATCAGAACAGCGTGAAACGCGAGTTCGTCAAATCCATTATCAATATAGGTAACAGCACCCGCTGTCGTGTCGTCGCCGAGGGGATTGAGACCCGCGGGGAGCTGCATACGCTGCAGCTGCTGGGTGTCGGTTTTGGCCAGGGCTTTTTGCTGGGCAAGCCCCAGTCGCTGCCGGTCGCGGCGGCGGCGTGCCGCCATATCGCCATGACGCCGAGGCGTGCCAGTCGGGATAATGAGCGTGCCGAAACCGCCGCCGTACTGCTCAGGTCTGCACCGGCGGTGACGCTGGACGACAAGATCGATGCCGCCAGTGTGCTGCTGCGCCAGCACCCGGATCTGACCCTGATTCCGGTGCTGGATGATGGCCAGCCCGTGGGCGTGCTGCGTCGACAGGAGCTGTGGGAGCTCTATTCCAGCCAGTATGGTCGGGCGCTGTATGAGCAGCGTTCTGTGAGCCACATCATGCAGCGTGATTTTCTGGCGGTTGAGGTGGGCATGCCGCTGGAGCAGGTATCGCAGGTGCTGACCGAGCAGGAATCCAGCCTGATGCAGCAGGATATTCTTATCGTTCAGGATGGCAGCTATCTGGGCATGGGCAATGTACGTGATCTGTTGCGCACTATTACCGAGCTCAAGATTCGCACGGCCCGCTATGCCAATCCGCTGACGTTGCTGCCGGGCAATGTGCCGGTGAACGAGGAACTTGATCGCCTGCTCGAGGGCGCCTGTGATTTCCACGTGGCCTATTTCGACCTGAATCAGTTCAAGGCCTATAACGATCGCTACGGCTATGCCCGGGGTGATCGGGTGATACGACACCTCGGCGATCTGCTGGCGCGCCATGCCAGTGCACCTGATACCTTCGTGGGTCATATCGGCGGTGACGATTTCGTGGTGATCTTCCGCCACGGACTCTGGAGAGCGGCCTGTGAACGCATTCTGGAAGAGTTCGGCCAGTCGGTAAGTGAATTCTATGATCCGCAGCATTTGAAGGACGGCGGTATCTGGGCGCAGGGGCGCGAAGGCGGCCGTCAGTTCCATGAATTGCTGGGGCTCGCCGTCGGCGTGGTGCACCCAGACCCTTATCGCTGCCCCGGCTTTGGGGAAGTGGCGGAGCTTGCCGCCGAGGCCAAGAAGGCCGCCAAGACCACCCGCCTGGGTCCTTTGTATCTGTCCCCGCGCCGCGCCCTCTGA
- a CDS encoding DUF1249 domain-containing protein — protein MRRKYVPDLSRQMAQCEANYARMMKLLPDLDVCDHREFQVYWKAHQVVVRLEVEERFAYTSTVLVKQLHESGSSWLTTPTLVVRLYHDATMAEVICQKSRRQLSGVYGYPNRDMHHPDEKAQLNGYLGEWLNHCLNHGHHNEPVFV, from the coding sequence ATGAGACGCAAGTATGTACCCGACCTGTCGCGGCAGATGGCCCAGTGTGAGGCCAACTACGCGCGCATGATGAAGCTGCTGCCGGACCTGGATGTCTGCGATCATCGCGAATTCCAGGTGTACTGGAAAGCGCATCAGGTCGTGGTGCGCCTCGAAGTGGAGGAACGCTTCGCCTACACCTCTACGGTGCTGGTAAAGCAGCTGCACGAGAGTGGGTCGAGCTGGCTGACAACCCCCACGCTGGTGGTGCGCTTGTACCACGATGCCACCATGGCGGAAGTCATCTGCCAGAAGAGCCGGCGTCAGCTATCCGGTGTCTATGGTTATCCCAACCGTGACATGCACCATCCCGATGAAAAGGCGCAGCTCAACGGTTATCTGGGTGAGTGGTTGAACCATTGCCTGAACCATGGTCACCACAATGAACCCGTCTTTGTTTAA